The following coding sequences lie in one Thermodesulfovibrionales bacterium genomic window:
- a CDS encoding DUF2844 domain-containing protein: MKRRKLYSLWLGLGLVTFLHASALNVQAALGGSANSIESDAKALSGTKRAATTHDGYSVHEIDSGSVVLREYVSPAGVVFGVAWNGLMHPDLTQVLGSYSDEYREALRRTPHGRDRRRLRVNSDEVVVEQWGHMRNLQGRAYAPALIPPGLGINEIR; this comes from the coding sequence ATGAAAAGAAGAAAGTTATATTCCCTGTGGTTGGGACTCGGCCTTGTGACGTTCCTCCATGCTTCCGCTCTGAACGTCCAGGCTGCGCTTGGCGGTTCAGCTAATTCGATCGAGTCGGACGCCAAGGCCCTTTCTGGAACGAAGAGGGCCGCAACAACACATGACGGCTACTCTGTCCACGAGATCGATTCTGGTTCGGTCGTCCTGAGGGAATACGTTTCACCTGCGGGAGTCGTATTCGGAGTTGCCTGGAATGGATTGATGCACCCCGATCTTACACAAGTTCTCGGTTCCTATTCCGACGAATACAGGGAGGCGCTGAGGCGGACACCCCATGGAAGGGATCGGAGGCGACTTAGGGTGAATTCAGATGAAGTCGTTGTTGAGCAGTGGGGGCATATGCGGAATCTTCAGGGTCGGGCCTATGCGCCTGCCCTAATTCCCCCAGGATTAGGCATCAATGAAATCAGGTAA
- a CDS encoding DUF3443 domain-containing protein has translation MKSGKILLLSLILLLTGNTIAVTVSSAASSMAVPTGQQVFPTSSLIASPFLSVDPSQARPVGVGSAASGGSTVSLEIALEQFSGPVDIYVGIYAPSIDPDNLYLVTSDDALQPLSIQTLTASNGLQLSLTGITPWVTNSPGNINTPLLGAIPVSTLPPGTYYLYLLATPAGRLDSYYLWTTAGFISGAITPPAQAANVLPITVNGALCSAFSGPNTPCVSVTICSPGTSVCQTISNVLVDTGSFGLRIFKQALSVSLMQEAIDGEALAECIQYGDGSSDWGPVQTASLILGNEPAVLVPIQVIDSTFGSPPPACANADMGPSDVGFNGILGVGLFAQDCGPTCASSAENGIYYACGGTRCVGTTVPLSGQVQNPVALLPRDNNGVMVQLPSVPQGGSLSVDGYLVLGIGTESNNVPSAVVTYEADEYGEFLTSFEGQLYSSFIDTGSNGFFFPSPSVGLLPDCAPPNSDWYCPSSIVTLSVTNTGATGSPSGVISFQVASVDSFDNSPNNVFDDIGGPYAGQFDWGLPFFFGRDVFVGLEGAASSLGTGPYWAY, from the coding sequence ATGAAATCAGGTAAGATACTGCTTCTTTCACTTATTCTCCTATTGACTGGAAACACCATAGCGGTAACAGTCAGCAGCGCCGCTTCTTCAATGGCTGTGCCGACTGGTCAACAGGTCTTCCCGACCAGTAGCCTTATAGCTTCACCGTTCTTGAGCGTTGACCCTTCACAGGCCCGGCCTGTCGGGGTCGGCTCCGCCGCCTCCGGAGGGAGTACGGTAAGCCTGGAAATCGCTCTTGAGCAATTCTCAGGCCCCGTGGATATATACGTCGGAATTTACGCTCCCTCAATAGACCCTGATAATCTGTACCTCGTAACGTCAGACGATGCTTTACAACCCTTATCGATTCAGACCTTGACGGCAAGCAACGGCTTGCAACTGTCTTTGACAGGGATCACCCCCTGGGTGACCAATAGCCCAGGTAATATCAACACACCTCTACTCGGAGCCATACCCGTCTCGACGTTGCCTCCAGGCACCTATTACCTTTACCTTCTCGCAACACCAGCCGGCAGGCTTGATAGCTACTACCTCTGGACAACTGCAGGATTCATCAGCGGTGCGATCACTCCCCCCGCTCAAGCGGCCAACGTGCTTCCAATCACGGTGAATGGTGCCCTTTGCTCAGCTTTCTCCGGTCCCAATACACCCTGCGTCAGTGTCACGATCTGTAGCCCCGGCACCTCAGTCTGTCAGACTATTAGTAATGTCCTGGTAGATACCGGAAGTTTCGGCCTCCGAATTTTCAAGCAGGCCTTGAGCGTTTCTCTCATGCAGGAGGCTATCGATGGGGAGGCCCTTGCAGAGTGCATACAGTACGGAGACGGATCGTCTGACTGGGGACCGGTCCAAACCGCGAGCCTTATTCTTGGTAATGAGCCGGCTGTGCTGGTCCCTATTCAAGTTATCGATTCCACATTCGGCTCCCCTCCCCCTGCATGCGCAAACGCAGACATGGGTCCATCCGATGTCGGATTCAATGGAATCTTAGGGGTCGGCCTCTTCGCGCAGGACTGTGGTCCGACCTGTGCAAGCAGTGCCGAAAACGGGATATATTACGCATGCGGCGGAACGCGCTGCGTCGGAACTACCGTTCCACTTTCCGGTCAGGTTCAGAACCCGGTGGCCCTCCTGCCCCGGGACAACAACGGTGTGATGGTACAGCTTCCGAGCGTTCCTCAGGGCGGGTCGCTTTCTGTTGACGGCTACCTCGTGCTCGGAATCGGAACCGAGTCCAATAATGTCCCTTCGGCAGTCGTGACCTATGAAGCAGACGAATATGGCGAATTCCTCACATCTTTCGAAGGGCAGCTATACAGCAGCTTCATCGATACCGGCTCGAATGGTTTTTTCTTTCCCTCTCCGTCGGTGGGTCTGCTTCCCGACTGCGCCCCTCCAAATTCGGACTGGTATTGTCCCTCATCTATCGTCACTTTGTCAGTCACCAATACCGGCGCAACCGGCTCACCGAGCGGCGTCATCTCTTTCCAAGTAGCCAGCGTTGACAGTTTCGACAATTCGCCCAACAACGTCTTTGATGACATCGGTGGGCCCTATGCGGGACAGTTTGACTGGGGTCTGCCTTTCTTTTTCGGACGGGACGTTTTTGTGGGGCTTGAGGGCGCAGCCTCCAGCCTTGGCACAGGTCCTTACTGGGCGTATTAA